GAAAACTCATATGCAGTTCTTCAACACTTCTAACTTCTTCAATACCATTATTACTGGTATCGACCTTGCGGTTGAGGAAAATGAGGGAATTGCTGGCAAAGATACTGTTGAAAGTATGAAAGTCGGCTTGATGGGTTCATTTGCCGCCATCGGTGACTCAATCTTTGCTTCATTAATTCCAACAATTTTCGGTGCTTTAGCTGCATCAATGGCTCATGAAGGTAATCCAATTGGTGTGATTATCTGGGTCGCAGCCTGCTTGTTAATCTGTGTTTTCCGTTGGAAACAATTACATTTTGCCTATGATAAAGGTGTTTCATTGGTAACTGATATGCGGGATCGGTTAAACGCATTAACTGATTCGGCTACGGTCATGGGTGTCTTCATGGTTGGTGCATTAGTAGCAACTATGGTTAACATTAAATTTGCCTGGACACCACAAATCGGCAAGGTTTCAATGAACATTCAAAATAACCTTGATATGATTATTCCAAAACTGCTCCCAGCTGCAGTAGTTGGTTTTGTCTACTGGTTATTAGGCAAGAAAGGTATGACCTCAACTAAGGCAATTTTAATTGTTTTAGTTCTGTGCATTATCTTAGGCGGTACCGGAATTATTGCTAAAGTCTAGCAAGCTGCTTTAACACAGTAATGTCATAAAATGATAGTAAGAGAAAGAATTCATATGGCTGAAAAAGAATTAATACTAATTAGTCACGGAAAAATGGCAGAGGGCGTAAAAGCCAGTGCCGAATTAATAATGGGCGAACAAGAACATGTCCATACAGTTTGCCTACTTCCATCCGAAGGACCAGAGGATTTCAAGCAGAAATTTGAGAATGAAATAGCAGGAATGGATGTTGCTGATATTACCGTTTTCGCTGATTTGATGGGTGGAACTCCTGCAAATGTTGTTAGTAGAATGATTATGGGTGGACAAAAGATTCATTTGATTTCAGGAATGAATCTTCCACTTGTAATTGAATGGTTAAATAGTCAAATGAACGGGGTAGAATCTGACTATATCACTGCCGGGAAGGCAGGAATGGTCGATGTTACCGAAATGTTGGCTAAAATGAATAAATAAAATTACCAAAGTAAAAAAGCCTAATTCGGTGGATCATCGGAGTTAGGCTTTTTACTATTCGATTATTAAACTATGTATGATTAACTAAATAAAATAGGATTAGCCTAGGGGGCCAATCCTATTTTTTATTTTGAAAAGATAAGTTGAATTAACTCAAGCGGTTTAAGTTCTTCGTTAATAGTTACGGAACTTCCCGTTTGCCGAAGATTGATTTGCTTGCGCGTTACTGTCGAACCATTTTTTCTAATTAAAGTGGCCTGATTATGAAGTAGCTTTTTACCAGTGTGCCAGTTAATTTCCCGGTATGAATCAGACGAAAAATTAGCTAGCCAGGCAATTTTACCGTCAGCTTGCAGCAATAATTTTACGTTAGGCATCTGTTCTAGGTAATCAAGGGATGTGATGCTAGTAAGCATTTGTTGCAGTAACCCTTGCTTATAAGTAGAAAATTGTGCTTCCCAGCCGTGACGTGGATCTTGGTCAACTGGCAGAACAAGTAGATGATTATCAATTACGGCCATAAAATTGCCTAAGCGCTCATCAACTGAATTATAGGCAGAAGACCAAATATTAACGTTACTTTCTGGATCGTAGGTAAGTTGCAGGTAATTACCGGTATGTTGCAGCATCGTAATGCGGGGATTAATGACACCATCAACTTTCTTCCCATCTGCTTGCTCAAAGGACTGGTAGCCAGTACGGCACTTATGCCAAACCGCTTTTTGAATATGAAGTAAGTTTTCTAAGCCGCGGTCCAGCAATACTTGAATGCTTTCACCATCTAACAAGACAACATTGTCCTGCAGAAGTTGCGTAATTTGTTGATTATTAAAATTTCTAAGAAGCTGGCCGGCAATAGCGATAATTTGCTTTTGTAATTTAGTGTCAGCACTGACTGGCAAAATTGTTATAGCAAATCCCATGGCACCTAGTAAACTGGCCCAATTTTTTTCATGCGGCAATAATTCCGTTACATCCAAGCCACGTTTAGTTTGTAAGTTATAGCAAGAATCCTGGTCGACCAGGACCTTAATGCCACACAAGTGCTCGATAGGCAGTCTATTTTGCAATAATTGGTTAACAAAGGGCTTGGTTTCAGCCAGCATTTCTGCGTAATGCCAGCTTTGGTTAATTCCATTACCCATCATATCAAATAGGTTTAGTAAAATTCCCTGGCTACCGATTAAGGCAGCCGTAATTATTTGAAACTGACTAAAAGTCGTTGATTTTACCAGGGGTGAATACATGTAATTTTCAAGTTCAGGATAAAGTTCAGTTTTTTCTCCTAAAAAAGCAGCTGTAATTCTCGTGTACTCTTCAAAAAAACGTCCATATTGATTTGGCGCAATTTCATTATAGGCTGGCAAGTGGGGACGGGCAATTTGGGGATGGTCCTTTCCGGCTTGTGCCAAAAATAGGTTATTCCAATCACGTCCTTCTAATGCATGCCAATCAGGATAAGATGTCATCTGCGCTAAGTCTGTTTCTGGGCTTACTTGGTGAACAGCTTGTTCGAGTAAGTGTTCTGTTTCGATCATTTCAGTTCGTGCTTGATCAAGGTAGATTTTCCGTTCCATGGTCGGTGGACCTGGCTGCAGCATTTTTTTAACGAATTCACTTCTAGCTTCTTTTCGGCCAAGCTTTTTCTCATAAAGGTGCATGTGGTAGTCACAAAAGCACATTAACCCAAGTGGTGTGTGATTATAATGACGAAAATCATCTTCTAACCATAATCGTTTAGGATGAATACTTGCATATTGCGCGTATATCTCTGTTAGGTATTTTCGCCATGTTGGATCAGCTGGGCAGGCCATATCGTTAGCCTTTTGGCCATTAAGATCAACAAACGTGTTAAAGCCAATTTGCGGATTAACATGATAGCCGCGATCTGAATGCATGATTGTTGTCCAAGGATTTAAGCTGGTGGTAACACCAATTGCAGCTAATTTTGCCTGCAGCAGCTTAATTGCATCAAGCCAAACCTGAGTTTCTCTTTTAGTCAAATGGCTATGATTGAGCTCTTCACCATTAATGAAAAAAGCAACATCATCAATCTGTCCTTTTTTTACAAAGTCTAATAATTGCTGGTCTTTTTCTGCTGTATTGGTAAGAGGATCAAGCATATAGCGCAAAGTATAAATAAATTTCATGATTTCATTCCATCCACATAGTAAATATGTAATATATTATTTTTTATAATCAATAAATAAAAGTTAATATTTTTCGTTAAAGTATGTCATAAAATCTATACCTATTATATAATTATATAATAAAACGCTTTCCAGAAATCTAGTAATTTTAATTTTTATCAAGGAGATAGCTTATGCTAGGTAAAAATAATCGATTAGGTAAACAAAAGAAAGTTAGTAAATGTATTAATCGTTGGTCTATTAGACGGTTAAATGCGGGCGCAGCGTCTGTCATAATCACTACGGGTTTTATTGGTGCTAGTGCATTATATTGCGGTGTAAAGACGGAAAATGTATTGGCTGCTACTACAGAAAACATTAGTGAAAGTAGTAATTCACAATCACAAACTGATAAGCAGGCAATAGGAGAAAATGGCTCTGAGCAAAATCCCGCACCAAATACTGAGCAGCCGCGAGAAACAAGTAAAGGAAATGAAGTAATGCAGCAATCAATTATTAATATAGTTAAAAAGGAAAATTATTTTGAGGTTACGTATGCAAATGGTCAAGTTGCCAGACTATATGTTTTAAGCCCCAAGATGTTCCGCTATTATCTTGACCCAACTAAAAAATATGATGAGCCCGAGCAATCAGAAGCGGATTTGAACGCTAAAATGCTGGCCAAGGGTCAGGATGCTTATGGTAAAAAGGGTTTGAAAAAAACAACTGCAACTAAAAGTAGTAAGGGCTGGAAGCTTTCGACCGGTGCAATCGAGATTAATTTTGATCAAGCAGCTGGCACTATGAGTGTGACTAAGGGGAAGCGCACAATTTTACAAGAGGCTAAGCCAATCGAAATTACGGATAAGTCAAGTACACAGACTTTAAAGGATCCTGCCGGCAGTCATTATTTTGGTGGTGGTACGCAAAATGGCCGTTTTAATCTAACTGGTGACAATATTAAAATCGAAAATACAAACAATTGGGTTGATCAAGGTGTAGCATCACCTAACCCATTTTACTGGTCCTCGAATGGTTACGGCGTTTTACGTTATACCTTTAAGCCGGGACGATATGACTTTGATAGTGCAGCTGACGGTTTAGTAACGACAACGCACGATGAAAACCGTTTTGACGCAATCTACTTTTTCGATGATTCACCGTATGATTTAATCCATGACTATCAAGAATTAACCGGCTTGCCTGCCTTGACGCCAATCTATGGTTTTTATGAGGCCCATTTAAATGCTTATAATCGTGATTATTGGGTTGAAGTTACTCCTGATACCAACGGTGCAATCAAATATCCTGATGGAAAATACTATAAAGAGTATCAACCAAAGGAGTTGCCAGCAGAATACAAGGATAAAGCAATTCGTGAAACGCTAAATGGTGAACATGGTGGCACGAGTTATCAGTTCAGTGCGCGTGCAATGCTTGACCAATATTTAGATCACGACATGCCGATTGGTTGGTTTTTGCCAAACGATGGTTACGGTGCAGGGTATGGTCAAACGGATACTTTAAAGGGAAATATTGCGAACTTGCATGACTTTATTAAATACGCTAATTCCAAGGGAATTCAGGTCGGTTTATGGACTCAACAAAACCTTTCTCCTGCAGATCCGGCTAACCCTAAGCCAGATGACCGTGATTTTGAGCAAGAAATTGCTGCTGGAGTGACCGCTCTTAAGACGGACGTAGCTTGGGTCGGCAATGGCTATTCCTTTGGTCTTAACGGTACGCAAACAGCCGCCAAAATGATCAAAAAAATTAAAGGCGACAGCTTGCGCCCATTTATTGTGACAGTCGATGGCTGGGCTGGCACCCAGAACACAGCCGCAGTTTGGACTGGTGATGAAACCGGAGGAGAATGGGAATATATTCGCTTCCAAATTCCAACCTATATTGGTGAGGGTCTGTCTGGGCAACCTAATGCAGCCTCAGATATGGACGGTATATTTGGTGGAAAAAATGCAATCATTAACACCAGAGACTATCAATGGAAAGCTTTTACCCCAATTCAATTAAATATGGATGGCTGGGGCAGCAATCCGAAGAATCCGTTTGCCTTTGATGATGCCACCACCGCAATTAATCGCGCTTATCTAAAGCAAAAATCAATGTTAATGCCTTACATTTATAGTATTGCGTCTGAAGCGACTTTTGCTGGAAAGCCAATGGTACGGGCGATGTTCCTTGATTATCCTGCCGAACCTGCCGCATACACTGATTTGGTTAAGTACCAGTATTTGTGGGGAGACAATTTCTTAATTGCCTCAATTTATCAAAATACTGCTAGTGATCAAGCCGGAAATGATATTCGCAATGGAATTTATTTACCAGACAAGAACCAGGTTTGGATTGACTACTACACCGGTAAGCAATATCAAGGAGGCCAGGTTATTAATAATTTTGCCGCTCCAATCTGGAAACTTCCAGTCTTTGTTAAAGCAGGTGCAATTATACCGGTTGCCCCAGCGACTAATACCCCGCAAGAATATCAGTCACTAAAGAATCAGCGCCAGTTTGAAATTTATCCTAGTGGACATAGCAGTTTTACTGTGTACGAAGATGACGGCATTTCGGCCCAATATCAATCTGGTCAGCACGCCGAAACTACCGTTACCAGCAACTTACAAAATACTACTTTAACTATTAATGTTGCTAAGACGAAGGGACAATATGCTGGCTTTGAACCGAATAGGACGACTGAATTTGCTGTGAAAACCACGCAAGAGCCAGCAACAATTAAGGTGAAAGTTGGCAATAAGAATATTTCTTTACGACAGGCACATGATCTGGCTGACTTTAATAAATCTAATAACGTTTATTTCCTTGATCAAAATTACAGCACTAACTCATACCTAGATAAGATGGCAGGTGCAGTGAAGCAAACTTTCTTAAGAATCAAGTTGGCTGCAACTGATGTAACTCGCAATTCACTTACAGTTTCAATTACCGGGTTTAACAAAGATACTGCTATTGTTAACCAGTTACCGGCTGAGAATGCAAATATTGCTCAACCAACTGCTTTAAAACAAGACAATGAGGGAACAACTGAAAATGCAATCACAGTTACTTGGAATCCTGTAGTAGACAGTACAAGTTACAATTTAAAGGTAGATGGAGTTTTACATACCAATATTAAAGAAATTAAATTTACCTTACCAAATATTAAGCCAGAGTCTGCACACACATTCCAGGTTCAGGCGGTTACACCTAACGGAGCTTCCAAATGGAGCGCTATTCAAACCTTCTCAGCGAAAGAAAGTATTTTGAAAAATACCGTAAAAATAACGTCAGTTAAGACTAGTTCCAACATTAAAGACACCAATATTTGGGAAAACGATCAGCCGGTTGAAAATCTTTTTGACCATGACTTAAGCACAATTACACATTCTAATTGGTTCTCTGATGGCAACAAACAGGCGGCTACGCCAATGACGATAACCGCACAATTAGCTGAGCCGACAGATCTTGATCGTTTTGTTTATCTTCCGCGTAATGATGGTGGAACTAATGGAATTATTACGGCAATTAAGGTTGAAGTAAGTTTAGACGGAACTAATTGGCAAGAGGCTGGTAGTGCTTCGAATTGGGCAAAAGATAGTTCAACTAAGGAAATTAAGTTTGCGCCGGGAACCAAAGCAGCTTGGATAAGATTTATTATTCCAACTGGAGGTTCAGTTAATGAGTTTGTTTCGGGAACCGAATTCTTAATCTATAAAAAAGCCTAAAATAAATGGTTAAATGTGGAAAAATAGTTTTTACCTTTAATTTTCTAATAAAGGCTGTTAGGGAGCTGTAAACTTTTTCAAAATTGATCTCAAAGCTGAAAAGTTTTTCGTAAATCCGACCGCTTCTTTAAATGCGCTTACAATGAGTATATAATAACAGTGTGCGATTAAAGAGAATGTTAAAGGAGATTTATAATGAGATCAATATCTTCCGCAGTTGCAAAACATCTGGAAAATTTGTCAACTAAAGATGGCGTAATTAGTGCGTTAGCAATCGATCAGCGTGGTTCTTTAAAGAAAATGCTGGCTGATGCTGCTAATAAACCTGCTGATGAAACAACAATTGTTGATTTTAAAAAGGCAGTTTCAAGTGAATTAACACCTTATGCTTCGTCAATTTTGACTGATCCAGAGTATGGCTTACCGGCAACTAAAGTTCGAGACAAGAATTGTGGCTTGCTTCTTTCTTACGAAAAGACTGGTTATGATACTACTGAACCCGGCAGAATGCCAGATTTAATTGCTAATCAATCTGGGTTGCGCATTAAGAATGAAGGCGGGGATGCGATTAAATTCTTGCTTTACTATGATCCGGATGAAGGCCAAGAAATCAATGATAAGAAGAAGGCCTTTGTAGAGCGGGTTGGCGCTGAAGCAAAAGCTAACGAATTACCATTTTTCCTTGAGCTATTGACTTATGACAGCAAGATTGAAGATACAAAAAGTGCAGAGTTTGCCAAAGTTAAAGCTAATAAGGTTTTACAAGCAATGAAAGAATTCTCGGCGCCGCAGTATGATGTTACTGTTTTGAAAGTGGAAATTCCGTTTAATCTCAAGTTTGTCGAAGGCTTTAATGGAAATAATGAGGTGGTTTACACACAAGAACAGGCTAAAGACTTGCTTAAACAGCAATCTGATATTACTGATCTACCATTTATTTTCCTATCCGCTGGCGTAACGAGTGAAGAATTTATTGCTGAAATCAAAATGGCCGAAGAAGCCGGAGCTGACTTTAATGGGGTCTTATGTGGACGTGCAACTTGGAAGCCTGCTATTAAGCCATTTGCCGGTGAAAGTGAAGCAGCTGGTCGCAAATGGCTATCAACTAAAGGTAAAGAAAATATTGAAAACTTAAACCAAGCGCTCAAAGGAGCAAAATCTTGGCGTGATAAATTGACGGTTCAATAACTACAAATAAGTTAATAAAATTATTACAAAAGCACGATTCTGTGATTAATAACAGAATCGTGCTTTTGCTTGTGCACTTTTTTAATTGTGACAAGAATTTACTGATAAAATTTAACAAACCGGCTGACTAGTAGAAAAACTAGCAGCCTTTTTTAGTTAGCCTTGAAAAAGTTGGTTCTGACTGAATACGCATCGCAAAAGATCCTCGTCATAATCTGCAATGGCAAGCGTGAGCGTACTTCATATTCGGGAAAGTAATTTGTCTTTGACTTATAGCCAATGAAGGACAGCGTTGAAGAAGTTAAAATGCTGCCAGCAGGATTAGTGGTAAACGTCAAAATAGGAATATCATTTTTTCGCAATGTTTTGGCAGCTTTGACCAATTCATCTGTTTCGCCATTCAGTGTAATAAAAATAGCGAGAGCATCCCGGTTTAATTTATTTGCAATTGTCATGATGATATTGGGATCAGAATGGAACTCACAGTATTTACCAGTTAGCTGCAATTTAACCATCATTTCATGTGCAATCGATTCTGACAGTCCCCGTGCAAACAAATAAACGATTTTAGCCTGCTTAGTCATGGAGATGCTATCTTCGATCGTACTGTAATTGAGATTGTGCAAGGTATTATTCATTTCAATCTCGTTTTTAGTAATAACGCTCCTAATCTTGTCATCTGCTTCATTTAAAACTGCGAAAGTAGAATTAGATTTACTTTTGAGTTTTAATGCTTCGCGATAAGAAGTATAGCCACTGTAACCCATCTTTTGCATGGTGCGAACAATTGTGGCAGTAGAAACATTAGCAAATTGGCTTAACTTAACGATTGACATTTTAGCAATTTTATCCGGATTATTTTCGACAATATTCCAAAGATGCAATTCAGCGGAACTTAGTTCTTTTGTCGGCATGATTATACCTCTTTTGTAAATAGTTTTCTGTTATTTTTAGTAAACGCTATCATTTATGAAAATCGTTACACTTTATTCTCTTTATAATAGTACAAAAGGCAAGGAAAAGGAGAAAAAGCATTGATTTATACAATAACTTTAAATCCAGCAATCGATTTAGTAATTGTGACGAAAAAATTAGAACCAAAAGTTGTTAATCGAACGGAAAGTTTTGAATTGCAGCCTAACGGCAAGGGTGTCAATGTATCATTTATTTTAAAAAAGCTTGGCATCAAAAGTGTTGCGACCGGTATTGGTGGCGGGTTCACGCTTGACTACGTTACTAATGGATTGGCGGCAAAAGGAATCAAAACTAAATTTTTGAAGGTGAATGGTTTAACTAGAGTGAATGTTTTCACTAATGTCATTGACCAGAATACTGAATATAAAGAGGTTAATCCTGGACCAGAAATTAGTAAAGAAGTGCAGCAGCAATTTTTGGCTTATTTTGAGGAAACACTTACTGAAGAAGATTTAGTGGTAATTTCTGGTAGCTTTGCTCAGGGGATCGAACCAAGTTATTTGGTGCAAATTGCCCGGATTGTCGCTGCCAAAAAAGCGAAGCTGGTAATTGATAGCAGCTATTTGGCGGTAGTTGATACCCTACCGTATCATCCGTTTTTACTTAAGCCTAACGAAACCGAACTGGCCAGTTTTTACCATTATAAAGGTGAAATGACTAGTGCCAAAACGGTTGAATTAGCGCAGAAATTGGTGCAGGCGGGCTGTCAAAATGTCCTAGTTTCGCTTGGTGCAAGAGGAGCAGCATTAATTAATGAAAAAGAAGTTTTATTTGCCAATGCTCCTAAAATCAAAGTGGTCAATTCAGCGTGTGCTGGTGACACGATGTTGGGTACTTTTCTTGCCTTCATAGAAAAAGGTCAGTCAATTAGTGAAGCACTAAAAGTAGCAGTAGCTGCCGGCAGTGATACGGCAAGCAGAACGGGCTTGACGGATTTTAAATTAGATAAATTATTGCCGCAAATTACGGTTAAAGAAGGGATGAAATAAAATGGCTAAATATGATTTAGTGGGTGCGACTGGGTGTGCAACCGGCGTTGCCCATACTTTTATGGCACAAGAGGCTTTGGAAAAAGCCGCCCAAAAATTAGGCTATACAATTAAAATTGAGACTCACGGACAAACTGGGGTCGAAAACCGCTTGACTAGTGACGAAATTGAAGCAGCACAAGCAGTAATTGTCGCTTCAGATATTGATGTCGGTACAGAGAGATTTGCAGGTAAAAAACTAGTAGTTGTCCCAGTTGCCAAGGGATTAAAAGAGCCGGAAGAATTAATTAACAAGGCTCTGAATGCACCAGTTTATCGCCAAGATAAAAAACTGCAGTCAACGGAAGCTGTGGCAAATAATCAAACTATTGGTAATAAGCTTTATACTTCATTAATGAATGGGGTATCCCACATGTTGCCGTTTGTAGTTGCTGGTGGGGTATTGATTGCCATCTCCTTTTTTTGGGGAATAAACTCGGCTGATCCGAAAAATAGTGAATACAACCAATTTGCTGCAATGTTAAATACAGTTGGTAGCACAACGATGAACCTAATGGCGCCAGTTTTAGGAGCTTATATTGCAGAGGCATTAGCTCAAAGGACTGGCTTTGTAGTCGGACTAGCAGCGGGCTTTATAACTTTTAACGGCGGTGGCGGCTTTTTAGGCGCAATTGTTGGTGGTTATCTGGCTGTTATCGTTGTCTGGCTCCTGCAGAAATTATTTCAACCTTTACCAGATGATAAATTTAGGGGACTAAAATCAATTTTTCTATTTCCAGTCTTAGGCGTATTAATTACCGGTGCAATTATGTACTGGTTAAATACACCGATAAAAGCAATTAATCTGGGCTTGATGTCATGGCTAAAAGGCTTTGAAAATACTAGTCCAGTATTACTTGGAATTATCGTCGGGATGATGTGTGCTGCTGACTTTGGTGGTCCGATTAATAAGGCGGCTTATGTAACGGGCACGGTTTTACTAGCCCAAGGCAATTATTACTTTATGGCTGGCGTTTCTGCAGCATGTATTGCACCACCACTAGCTACGGGATTTGCTGTTTTAATGAATCCAAAAGCATATACCAAGAGTGAAAAAACGGCTGGCTATGTCAACTTCTTATTAGGTTCAACGCATATCACAGAAGGAGCAATTCCGTTTGCTGCCAAGCACCCATTATGGAACATTCCTGCTTTTATGGTTGGCTCAGCTGTCGCATCAGTTTTAACTTACCTGACCCGGATCACAGTTCCTGCTCCCCACGGTGGTTTCATCGTTTTACCATTGGTCAATAAGCCATTTTTATGGGTACTTTGGATTGTCATTGGAGCGATAATTTCTGGTGCATTACTGGCTTTAATTGCCGGCAGATTTGCTAAAAAAGAAGCTGTAGTTTCAAGTAATGAAAGTTCAATCATTACGGAAACTGCTCAGGCTAATCCCGAAGACCATGATCCAAGTAAAATTTTGGCACTAAATAATATTCAAGTTGACGTTGATGTAAATGACCGTGATGATGCCCTTAAGTATTTAGCTGACTTTGCAGTACAAAACAACTTGGCTACCGATGCCGCTAAGGTTTTGGCCAGTTACAAGCAGCGAGAACAAGAGGGCAGCACGGGAATGACTGAAGGTTTTGCAATTCCGCATGCTCAATCAGCAGCAATTAATAAATCGGCGATGATAATCTTGAAATTAAAGAAACCAATTGATTGGCAGTCGCTAGATGGACAGAAAATCGATACTGTAATTTCATTCTTAATTCCAGAAGTAGATAGTAACTCACATTTAAAATATCTTTCCAATACGGCAAAATTGTTAACTCATGAGGATTTCATTGCTAGTCTAAAAAAGGCTAATACACCGGAAGAAATCTATCACTTATTTAAAAATGAATAGCATATAAAAAACAGGCTGAAAAAAATTAAATATGTGTAAGAAATTGCTAAATTTCGTTGATTAAACGATAATTTAGCTTTTTTATTTACAAATGCTGCTGAACAAATCTGTAGGAACTCATAGTTCGAACTATTTCTACCATTATATTTAAAAAGTCATTGACTTACTTTTAAGTTTTAGATTAAAGTTGGAGTTATGATAAAGCGCTTTATTAGCTAGATGTTTAAATTTACCAACCTGTATAATTGCGACTAAAGAGCCTTATTATATCAGCGAAAATAAGCAATTTGCAAAAACAAGTTAAAGACTATCTTGGGAGTATAAAAGGGAGGTTAAATTGAATCTGAAAGAAAAAATTTTTACCCAAATTCAGCAGCAAACAGCAAGTAATTTATACTCAACTACCGAAATTGCTCAAAATTTAGGGGTGAGAAGAAATACCGTAAGTTATTATTTAAATCAATTAGTAGCAGAGAAAAAAATTATTAAAATCGGTGGTAAACCTGTTGTTTTCGTTGACCGTGCTGCACCAAAATTGCGGGATTTAGCTCTTCAAAATAAGTATCAGAATATGGCTAGTTTTAAAGCTGCCCTGACAAAAAAGGATGTTTTTACTGAAGTTATTGGCTATAACAGTTCACTATATAACCAGATTCGTGAACTAAAGGCAGCTGCATCTTACCCCGGCGGGTTACCAGTTTTGTTAACAGGAGCCACGGGAACTGGCAAGAGCTATTTAGCTGGCAAATTTTATGAATATTGCGTGAATAAGGGTTATCTTCAAAAAGATGGCAAGTTTGTTAGTTTTAACTGTGCCGAATATGCCGATAATCCTGAATTGCTTACCAGTACGCTATTTGGCTATACCAAAGGAGCTTTTACTGGTGCAGATACGGCTAAACCGGGCTTGTTTGATGAAGCCGACGGCGGGATGCTTTTTCTGGATGAGGTACACCGGTTGGATGCAAAAGGGCAAGAAAAATTATTTTCTTACTTGGATAAAGGGGAATTTTCTCCTGTTGGAGCAGCTAGTGCAACGAAAAAAGTTCATGTCAGGTTGATTTTTG
This genomic window from Lactobacillus panisapium contains:
- a CDS encoding fructose-specific PTS transporter subunit EIIC is translated as MAKYDLVGATGCATGVAHTFMAQEALEKAAQKLGYTIKIETHGQTGVENRLTSDEIEAAQAVIVASDIDVGTERFAGKKLVVVPVAKGLKEPEELINKALNAPVYRQDKKLQSTEAVANNQTIGNKLYTSLMNGVSHMLPFVVAGGVLIAISFFWGINSADPKNSEYNQFAAMLNTVGSTTMNLMAPVLGAYIAEALAQRTGFVVGLAAGFITFNGGGGFLGAIVGGYLAVIVVWLLQKLFQPLPDDKFRGLKSIFLFPVLGVLITGAIMYWLNTPIKAINLGLMSWLKGFENTSPVLLGIIVGMMCAADFGGPINKAAYVTGTVLLAQGNYYFMAGVSAACIAPPLATGFAVLMNPKAYTKSEKTAGYVNFLLGSTHITEGAIPFAAKHPLWNIPAFMVGSAVASVLTYLTRITVPAPHGGFIVLPLVNKPFLWVLWIVIGAIISGALLALIAGRFAKKEAVVSSNESSIITETAQANPEDHDPSKILALNNIQVDVDVNDRDDALKYLADFAVQNNLATDAAKVLASYKQREQEGSTGMTEGFAIPHAQSAAINKSAMIILKLKKPIDWQSLDGQKIDTVISFLIPEVDSNSHLKYLSNTAKLLTHEDFIASLKKANTPEEIYHLFKNE